From Excalfactoria chinensis isolate bCotChi1 chromosome 4, bCotChi1.hap2, whole genome shotgun sequence, one genomic window encodes:
- the UCHL1 gene encoding ubiquitin carboxyl-terminal hydrolase isozyme L1, translating to MAWQPMEINPEMLNKVLSRLGVSPGWRFVDVLGFEEEALGSVPSPACALLLLFPLTEQHENFRKQQTEKIKDQEISSKVYFLKQTVSNSCGTIGLIHAVANNKDKVKLDEGSALKKFLDETADLSPEERAKRFANNKAIQEVHNSVAQEGQCRVEDNSVNFHFILFANVDGHLYELDGRLPFPVNHGTSSDDLLLKDSAKICRQFTEREKGEVRFSAVAFCKSA from the exons ATGGCGTGGCAGCCCATGGAGATCAACCCCGAG ATGCTGAACAAA GTGCTGTCCCGCCTCGGGGTGAGCCCCGGCTGGCGCTTTGTGGACGTGCTGGGCTTCGAGGAGGAGGCGTTGGGCTCCGTGCCCAGCCCGGCCTgcgccctgctgctgctcttcccccTCACCGAGCAG CATGAGAACTTTAGGAAACAACagactgagaaaataaaggacCAAGAAATCAGTTCCAAGGTGTATTTCCTGAAGCAGACTGTCAGTAACTCCTGTGGGACAATCGGTCTGATACATGCCGTTGCTAATAACAAAGACAAAGTTAAACTTG ATGAGGGATCTGCCCTGAAGAAATTTCTTGATGAAACAGCTGATCTGTCCCCTGAAGAGAGAGCTAAGCGTTTTGCAAATAATAAG GCTATACAAGAAGTCCACAACTCTGTTGCACAAGAAGGACAGTGTCGG GTTGAGGACAACAGTGTGAACTTCCACTTCATCCTGTTTGCTAATGTGGATGGACATCTGTATGAACTGG ATGGGCGTTTGCCATTTCCTGTAAACCATGGCACAAGCTCAGATGACTTGCTATTGAAG gattCTGCTAAGATCTGCAGGCAATTCACAGAACGTGAAAAAGGAGAAGTTCgtttttctgctgtggctttCTGCAAGTCTGCCTGA